The genomic DNA catttatataaaattatcttgaCAAGTTTATCTATAccgaaagaaaccaaaaaaagtattgataatgaccaaaagtttttttaaatcagaTTATATCTTAATATTTGTACTTAATATATCAtgaccatatatatacttatacaaatacaaatacatatatttatatatatatatatacatatatacatttttaaaacaggTGAAAAAGTATTATAAATTTACTTTTTGGGTATCAGTTTTTAGGTGTAGCACTAAACAATTGAGGATAAATTTTGTACGTACAGTAGGGAATTCTTGAAGTAGGGCTAAACTCAATATGAAGGaattaaatagttaaaaatgACACAAATGTTAAAagcatatatttaaattgatatgtaaaagaaacaacataatatttaaaatgacTAAATGATACATATTACTTGCATACAAtaactatttataattaaaaaatgcaGGTGCCTCTTCATTCACAAGAAGACTACTCAATTGAATCCCATGAATCAGCcatatcaacatttttttttttttgaaatacaCAGTTTCTACTTTCAGTTTACTACATAACCATAAGTGTGTAGAGGCAACGTTTTTAAAGTCTAACAGATAGCCAATTCACTTAACTGTtccaaatttttataaatttcaaaactgATTGAgcaaacatatgtatatatatatatatatatatatatagttatatactaaCCTGAATCTGTGAAAAATTGAAGATGCTTTGTGTTGGCACCAgttgtttttttacatttctGAACTTGCACTtgaggaaaaaaacaattagctATAATAACAGTAACAATAAAGCTTGATTATTACAACTTTAACAGCTTCCTCTTTTCCTTTCAAAGATGAACTATTACTGATACTTATATTAGTTGTTGCATATTGAGTAAACTAACATGCAAAGTAAAGCATTATTCATTAACATTATGAATATACTCTACATTGCAAACTAAATTGATACATACCAAAAAAGTGTACattttttactaaataaaatttaattaacaatataatatcCTAACTTTACTATAGCACACTATATCTAAAACAGAGAACTTATACACTACATAATTATAtacaatacataatatattgatgcaacataataaaatattgttcacttaaaatatacaaaatactAATTACATacatagttaatataataataaattacatttttcatttttaatctaaattttAGTCATGCGGTATACCGCGAGTGAATATCTAATATTctactatatttatatatagtgttttattatttgattttcctaaatctacaaactcataaaattactctaacttttaaatatttgtatttatacaattccttttaaatttcaaataaaaatctaCAATCTACCACTactattttaattgttttcattGCAAATagctttcttaaatttttttcttagtatttttaacttctttttttggtgtgtgcGATGTTCataattttctcattttttgggataaacattttaaaaaaaatcactatatttcaattttagtaACGATAGATAACATAGATCActcaaatatttcaattatttatagagaaatttcCTTCACTAGCACTaatctaagtttttcttccaagcCTAGCACACACTCTCAATTTTTCCAGAAGTAGCATTTgtgtatattaaatttattatttaatttaaataacaaatttttttctgaGATTATTAAACTTACGTTTTGATAGGTCTCATGAAGGTTGCGGTGAAGCTTCCGGCGaaacttcttcttattcttcttcttcttcttcttcgtgtatTTCTTTTTAGTCTCAGATTTTGATATTCTCGACGAAATCGTGATTCTTTATAGCTTTTAATTGAGGGATTAGGCAAATTTTTCATATTAAGGCGTCTGAAATTTTTCATATTAAGGCAAATTTTtcatattaagaagaagaagaagaagaagaagaagctttgggTATTGGAATTGTTGGGTACTGTTGAATATTGGAACTGTTGAAAATTATTagataataaaacaaatctgattATGAGTGGTGGTTTGAATTGTTGGGTATTGCAATTTGAACTGTAAATGAAATAGAAAAGCATGGGTAATCTTGAAGCTGAAATGATAAATAGTAAGAAATTAGTTGGTTTTGATGTCTTCGGATTATACTTCGTCGGTTATGAAGTTGGCTAGTAGTGTTTATGAGCCAGAGTACAATGGGGGAGGATCTTTTCGTTCTGGTCATAACCATTTTTGGGATTTATGAAGATTCAGGAAAAGCTTCCTAATTTCAAGGATGTCTTCCTAAGTATTATGACATCCTTCCTAAATctactgagtttttttttttttttttcaaatttatgttttacctTACTGTATCACATATTACTCCATTTAGTGAgggatttttgattttattttatgcatatCCTGATATtttatctgtatatatatattcatctaaaaGTAACAATTGGATTTTGtgtatttctaaaatattttatgaaagcTATCATGAAGTTTAAAGGTTTCTCCTAAATATTATCAAATCAttcctaaatttaaataaatgtgcATATCCAGACTTTTTATGAAATTCATCATAAAATCGAAACTCTTTATGAAGATCATCATGAAGTTCAAGAAATCATTCCTGAATTTCGTTTAAGCTTTCATGAATTTCTTGGAATCCTACCCAAATTTTCAAGGAGTCCTTGAAATTAAAGAGAACATGTAGCAAACCCAGTCACATTCTAGTGTTCTTGTGATCCATCATTTACAACTATTGTAACCTAAAATAACCTAAAGTATAATGGAACCTAGCTCATTTGTATGGCTATCAGCTTGAACACTAACAAGATCACATTTTACCTTAAAGACTCAAGGTTCTACTTCTTCCCTATGTTCTGAAACCTCTTAGGCTTAACCAAATTTACTATTGTCCAGACTTTTTATGAAAACCATCATATTTTCCAAACCATCCTAAAATTCAAGAAAGCTTTCCAGAATTTTGTGAAATCTTTCCTGAATtttcttgaaataaatgagaacTTGTAGCAAACTGAATCAGAGTTACCTCAACAACTAGTAACTTGTCTAATAGAAAACATGTGACATTCTTATAGTGCATAAACATTATTAAgtaccaaaacaatataaaaaatgtttcaaaaccCTCATAGATGCCTAACAACAGTCCATTTGCCAAACCATCAACTCCAGCAATGTTGCCATGACCATACCCAGaatatgcttcttcttctaggAAAGAAGGCAAGAATCATCAGATCCTCATGTCGTTGTCTCTGTTTCTCAATCAAATATGACTGTTTTTTATACCTGAAACAATCATGTTTAATCACAATTGATTCTTGTTCAGCTCTCTCCATTATGACAACCACTagagtcatcttcttcttctccctaatATCCcttttcttcattctcttcttctgcaaccCCAGTTTCAACTTTATATTCTCCATTAGAGATCCATGaagaaatcattttttcttccttctcagcCTCCTCTCTCAATCTATCTATTATCAGATTTTCAAGCGAGGCGAGGACAAATCGGCGACGAGAAAACGGCTATGTGAACACAGCGACAACAACGACATATCGGCGATTAGATTCAATCAAGAGAGATCTGGGATGCTTCAAGGTCTTAGTAAGAACTCATTTGGCTCATGGAAATTAATTCTTCATCACACTTCAAGTTCATATGCTTTGTGAAACTGTTTCATCGCTCTCCGATTAGAGCTCCGTTGATGGTGAAAATtgtttcatcaatctcataagtCTCAATTTCTATAGAAATAAAGAtgagattttaattaaatattttaatctcttaataTTAAATTAGAGTTTGTGTGCTAGAAttggaaaattagaaaatgtgtgctatatttggaagaaaaacctaatttagtgctatttttgagaattgcccttatttatattatttaagattttaaataataatatgcacCAAATCCTTCTACTTTTAATCAGTaacacatatttataatttaacactaACAAACATATTCTCAAGttttaaatatgtatacatatatatatttattaattatgttatactataattgaaaataataatatacaccAAGAATTCATGTTACCGACTTTTAatctctattcatattttactttaatattttttttggggggtatttttaaaaatacccattttctatgtataaaataactaaattctaagcTCTAAACTCCAATTACTAAACTCTAACCcgtcaaaactatatcctaaatgtaaactaaagaacccaaacctaaaaaaaattctaaaaattaatttaacatattttaattgtgtaaaatagagtaaaaatgaaaatattcaaaaaatgtatttttgaaaaggagtaTTCAAGAAAAGGTAtatctaacaaattctctttttttttttttttgtaaattttcatgatatcatattttggtttatattttaatttaaattattgtaaattattaatttaataattaaaaaatattacagaaaTGAGTGAATCaattaatgtattaattttaaattttatgttttgttactaatgttaattgatttattaaaaaaaaaagattgtactGAGGtggaggaaagagaagagagaaacgcatagatagatagatactcTTTTAATCCCGGCCCATAGTTTGATAATAAAGCCCATTACCGATCGATGAACGCGATATGGAAAACAGTTCATCATCATCCCTCTTTATCTTCCGTtgaatcttcgtcttcttcgttcaGAAATCGGAGCGAGAAGAACCATAGATTTACCTCAAGTTAGGTTTTTCTTCTGCTGGGAATCTCCAAGCTCTTTCACATAAATGCTAGATATCGTCGTTGAGAATAGACGAATTGGGTTTTTTTCCTATAAAGCTTCGAAATTTAGGGCGATTTCTGGGTAAAATCTGTGAAAGAATCAgagaaatctagggtttttttttttaattttttcttttcgtatATTTGATATGAAGCCACACGAGGATTGGGTTTCTGAATCATGGACTGTggattgtgtttgtggtgtgaATTTTGATGATGGTAAAGAGATGGTTGATTGTGATGAATGTGGTGTTTGGGTTCATACATGGTGTTCTCGTTATGTTAAAGgagatgatttgtttgtttgtcacaAGTGCAAGATCATAAACAACAATGATGACATCGAATTGTCCAAGTTACCACCGGTTACTAAATCAATTAGAATGGGGAATGTATCTACTCAGACTCAGAGTGAGACTGTTCCAATATTGAAGCCTTGTTCAGAGATTCCAATTGAAGAAAGGGTTCATGTACAAGGAGTCCCTGGTGGTGATTTGGCTCTGTTTGAATGTGTTTCGTCTGTTTTTAGTCGTCAGCTTTGGACTTGTTCTGGTTATGTGCCTAAGAAGTTTAGTTTTCAGTATAGGGAGTTTCCTTGTTGGGATGAGAAGGAGGATGGTAAGGGAAAGGATGCTAGGAATTGGAGCTCTAGAGACATTGAGATTAAACATTCTCATCAGAGTGATGTTGACAAAGAGAAGAGCTTGCTTCTTCGTTTGAGTACAAATAAGCGGAGAAAAGATTTGCCTGGAGCCTTTGAAGACCGGGCAAATAAGAAGGTTAGAGTTGCAGATAAAGAGGAAGATGGTGATAAGAAAGCAGTTTTGTGAGCAGAACTTATCACTGTTCTGCCTTTACAAAGCTGTAACAAGGCTTTGATTTGGATGTGTCTCACAGCcaacatttcttatttttttatagaaacttaagtttatttttttaattactagtaTTTCGACCCGCTATAAGAAGCTCAGGAGGAAAAAGATCCACAGGGGAAACTGTTTTTAGAGAACCCATTGATAGAGTGTACTTGCTATGAAGATTGGTGGTGATGCAGCCGGTAATGTTGCTGTTGAATGCTTCAGGGAACAAAGATTTATGAGGTATTGAGGTTCATACACGCAATGTGGATAAGGAGCAGATATACGCAACTAGTGATCCCTCTGCTttaattttggataattatcATGTTGTCAATGTTTAGGTTTCTAACTTTTTTCACTGGTATTCTTAACTATACTAACAGTTGTAGGATACTCAACATCCAAAtttatgcaataaaaaaaaagtgaatgttCTATCTATTGTCGATCTCTtggtataacttttttttgtaggtaaaaataaccaataaagaGCAAGTAAAGCCTTGTCAATCTTAGTCCCTCGAAGGCTGCACAGACTTGACAACGTTGCACAAGGAATGCAAATATATGAATCCTCACCTTGATAAATTTCAAATGATCAGAAATCTCTCACACGTTGAAAGGCAGCATTACACTAAAAGGGCCTGATTTCTTCTTGTAATCCAAAAACATCTTCTGAGGAATATGAAAAGGCTGCAAAGCATTGGTGAGACTTCCGAATTGTTTTTGAAATATGAGAGCTCTTGAAGAGCCAATCCTCTCTTGGCTGCTAAAAACGCGATAATTTCTAGGAATTAAAGGACTCTTTGCAGAATTTTGAGCTTGATGAAACAAGAATAATATAAATGCCAAGGTTAATGTATTGCATTGAGTCTGAAGGCCAAGCTTATGCAGATATGCCGTTTAATGTACATGAGAATTTGAGGTAGTTATGGTAACTAACCTTAGCTTATCATCTGAAATGGTTTTGACATGCACATGGCAGTATACACATGTTTATGTTATATTGTTTTTCTATAACTTCGTGAGCTTTGGTAAGCACATGTTTTCTTGGGCATTCTTTCTATTAACAGGCCCACTGTTCGAGCTATACTTACATTGGTATTGTTCATGAGATCGTAAGTTTATTGGGATTTGTTTTTGTCCTGGTAGATTTTATTTAAGATCACACCGATGTCACAGCAATCGCTTTTTGGTGGAATGCACTTGATAACATGATGATGAGAAATGTTCAAACCCACCCTGAATGATAAAGGTAACTAGGGGTACCTGGACGAAGATATATGGCATCTGAAAGCTAGGGTCAAGGCAAAGGTACTCTACCTTACATTGTAACTAGCTGGGCATTAGATAGAGCACGAGGTTAATGCATGTAAGACAGAAGCATTTCCATTTTTATGGGCTCCCCAAGTCTCCAACCTGCTCAAAATGAGGATTGGTACAGGTAACAAGTCACTCACTAGGCCACAAACTCCAACAaacattttattagtttatataacCATTCTAATAGATCTTATGctcaaaccttaaaaaaaaatcaaatttcaaatcCTAGACAGAAACTCATATACATGCACCATTATctatagaattttaaaaatttacagtATAAAacttatctatactattaaaagggaagcatttttaataagtagatatatattaagagattattacatctatactattaaaagggaagcatttttaataagtagacatatattaagagattattacatgaaaacagaataagaatatataaatCCTGTATCCAAACAGATTGATAATCTCCATGACCAAACAGATTGATAGCCGAACCAAATCGGATGCAATTAAGTGAGATAACCCAAATGCAATATCTTCGGCAACTAAATCTAAATGAATCTCGAAAATTCATGACACAATATCGAACAGTTCACTGCTAATACCTACCATAAACAATGATGCAATTAAGTGAAACACATAAAAATCGGAAATAACAAATATGGTAACACAATATTCGTTTGCATATGCCAttaaatctaaacaaatctATCCATGTAAATTAAGTACTAcacttaaagaaaagaaaatcaaccCACCTAATTAGCACATCATACTTTATTTCTTTCCTTATAACATTACAATTATTTTGCTAATATTAGAAAAATTCAATCTctactacaaaaatatatatgcggTTAATAAGAAAAACGTATTTGACAATTTATACCAAAATTTTGGAAAGTTAACATAATCTACATGATTTTGGAatattctaatttacaaaatctTAACAACTTACCAAATCTTAGCACTTACATTTTAAATGActtcttttattgtataaaTATTGCAGTAATCTAAATAATTTTCAACTCAACAAAAACTTTCAAATCTATATTACGCTAAaactaaaaccttttttttttttttcaaacaaccaaaacctATTAGCTTCTTGTATTCTTTGTTAACTCCTTTTTTCCAGATTGTTATATGCATGTTAACATGTTCCGTTTAAtctatgtctctctttttatttataattatttgttctttgttagattttttgtaaataaactAACAACTACAATGTGTTTATGTAGGTTTTACAGTAAACATAGTTGTAGAAGCCTAAGGAGTCATCTCCTAATTTAAGATCAtaagtttaaacttttttatacaGAGATTATAACATATGCTAATTTTCAGGGTGGTCTCAATTTTCTAAGTATAATTTTAAGAGCATGAAGGgatgaattatttttaaataagacAATGAATTCTGAAAGTATTCCAGAACCTGTATGCGTtatcattttctatattattctgtttttgtgttttgattaaATAGTTTCTGTTCAAGTTATAAAGNTGTAAATTAAGTACTAcacttaaagaaaagaaaatcaaccCACCTAATTAGCACATCATACTTTATTTCTTTCCTTATAACATTACAATTATTTTGCTAATATTAGAAAAATTCAATCTctactacaaaaatatatatgcggTTAATAAGAAAAACGTATTTGACAATTTATACCAAAATTTTGGAAAGTTAACATAATCTACATGATTTTGGAatattctaatttacaaaatctTAACAACTTACCAAATCTTAGCACTTACATTTTAAATGActtcttttattgtataaaTATTGCAGTAATCTAAATAATTTTCAACTCAACAAAAACTTTCAAATCTATATTACGCTAAaactaaaaccttttttttttttttcaaacaaccaaaacctATTAGCTTCTTGTATTCTTTGTTAACTCCTTTTTTCCAGATTGTTATATGCATGTTAACATGTTCCGTTTAAtctatgtctctctttttatttataattatttgttctttgttagattttttgtaaataaactAACAACTACAATGTGTTTATGTAGGTTTTACAGTAAACATAGTTGTAGAAGCCTAAGGAGTCATCTCCTAATTTAAGATCAtaagtttaaacttttttatacaGAGATTATAACATATGCTAATTTTCAGGGTGGTCTCAATTTTCTAAGTATAATTTTAAGAGCATGAAGGgatgaattatttttaaataagacAATGAATTCTGAAAGTATTCCAGAACCTGTATGCGTtatcattttctatattattctgtttttgtgttttgattaaATAGTTTCTGTTCAAGTTATAAAGCACATGAGAAGTTAAGAGGATTAATATTACTCACGTTTATTTGTATAAAATGNAAAACCTATTAGCTTCTTGTATTCTTTGTTAACTCCTTTTTTCCAGATTGTTATATGCATGTTAACATGTTCCGTTTAAtctatgtctctctttttatttataattatttgttctttgttagattttatttaaataagcTAACAACTACAATGTGTTAANCCTAAACCTAAAAATTATGTAGAAATCCAACTCAACATAAGATAAGGATCACACAAGAAGCAAGTTTGAAACCATGTTAAAATAGCTTGAAATCTATTCAAAAACACACATAACCCTCGATTGGTGGCTTTTAAggttttaaaagtatttaaaagtcttaaaaatattttatttgccaatcaagcttttttgagtttttaagatttttaaagtttcaacagTCACATATTTTTAGGTTATTTGCAAATATgtggaaataaacaaaatatataattatataatttttagatatatattatgtaatattaatACAAGTTTAACACATCACTAATCCGGTTCAAATGCATGCCTATCGGGAGGGGTTTGACCCGCTTGAAAATTTAATCATtcagttttggaaattttaaccTTTTTGACAGTTTTTTTATCCAGTTAGCTCACGAGTTTAATACAAATTTAACCAGTCACCAATCCATATCACATTCTATTCGGATCTATCatcttgtgaaatttaattttacgtgaaacttttattatttcaaacattgatatattggatgaaactaaatcaatataaatttaaactataaatacTATTACCAATAATTATatcaataaatataacattgcacatacataatatatacaaagatcaaagaaaaattagttttgaaatcaaccccgcacgtatgtgcgggtctgaatctagtaaataaattaaaaaaataactagtGTTGTGGCACTCTCAGCAATACATTATGTATTATAAAAATGCCCTAAGACGTGCATTATAAGACGTACACTATCACTATATCGTTGATGTAAGTTTTATTGAACATAAAAAAAGGAACCACTGTCTAGTGGCATCCATAAATCCACAAAAATGAAAGAACATGCACTATATCATTTGGCATTagagttttctctctttaaagTGAGTGAATTAGGCTAATGCATCAATCTGTTGTGGCCAAATagatgatagaagaagaagaagaacaaaaaaacatatacaccATGCAAATCTGACCTTCAGCATAGATATAAGCACGAAACAAATcgtagaagaagaacaaaaaaacatatacaccATGCAAATCTGACCTTCAGCATAGATATAAGCATGAAACAAATCGTACAAGGCCNTGTTTTAAAGATGAAACTGTTGAGAAACCactatataatagtgtatgagACAAGAGAAAACANCTTAAGGATATATAGAAAGTTTGTAGAcctatatttatataaaaattaaaaacaaaattaagaaaaggtaaaataaagcataaaatttTAAGGGTCAATAATTACATAATGAAATAAGTTAGGTAAAAACTTAAATTCTTAATCAACATTTGCAGTCATCAATAATTTAGCACTCAAATAATTTAGCACTCATATTTGTCAGGCCTGGCCCTGAAGCCATGGGCAACAAAAATGGCAGTTGCATTGGGGCTGACATGAAGCCTGTGTGCCATTCCCTTTCCACTTCTCCCTACATTTAGACTCAAATTCTTTGATGGCATATTTCCCTGGCTTTTTATCAGGTAAAAACACAATTTGGTCTCTTTTATTGTTGGACCCCTGGGCAGTCGCCCCTCTGCCCTGCCCATTTGAGCCGGGGCTGGGCCTAGAGcaccatatttttttcttttgtacttttttCTATACATCTCCAACCATTACggttatattataaaacatcaaATCTTAGTTTCTGTAATTAAAAATAGAGGAACagtaaaaatagtaaaaaaaaaaatatagcttGACTTAATTATCAAATCCATTGATTATCTTTTGAATAATAcatatgtattaaaaaattataatgaggTACTTTTAAAATGTCACATAAATTTACCCAAAACTATAAAATGctgatattttttaaacaaaactagattttaacctgtGGTACACCACAAGACGATTTtgtaatgtataatttttaaattagttatttttcaaaaaaatgaaatctaagattttatattgtataatcTTTAGAatagttaaaatttaaattttgtgaCATTCTGATGTTTTTTCCTGGCGTTTATGTATAATGattgtataatttaaatttataattttgattagaGTAGATTATCTACAATTTTAGACACTTTTctgaaaaatgaataaatgtaatatacagtcatgtcttttcttcttaaccttacagttatattttttatattttatgaaccgttacaacttattctcttgttgtcaaatatgatatgtaaatgattatattttaaaaattttttttgttttaaatgataaaaatatgaatacatTATATAAGACACTATAActttctttaataataatataacaaattataaatattaaaaatattaattgaggacCATTCTTAAATTGacataatgatttgtttaaattcatttctattaattattttagtcctttttagcataactcaaacgtatttctatttccaaaatcaatttttacttcataaaaatgaagataaatattactattcagtcaatcagtaagaaaattacctatcctctcaaatttgaatattacTAAACAGAAAAGTatcacattttatttatttaaataaaatatcatttatatattcatGTAAAAGAATACATCTATTTTCATAAAGGCAGTATTGTAAATGTATATGTAATACAAACAACTATTGTTTTAAAGATGAAACTGTTGAGAAACCactatataatagtgtatgagacaagagaaaacaaagagtagtAGAAGAGAAGTGTTGTGaactatgactacaaaacacttataagttttgtgttttgtaacactttgtaaagaaaacaagaactaacaaagagagagagagggagagagcagccgagagagagagagagactttgagAGTGTTTTTGATCAAGGAACTTATGTGTGTCATTCTTATTACACAACTCCTATTTATAGTGCATTACAAAAGACATGAGTCACACACTTAGACACTTGGTAATGACAAGTGGAAGTTGGTGTAATATTACAAAGACAAGTGTCCTAAcatgtgtcttgtgatggattaatcacaattctatttcataatactcccccttgattatccatcaccatTGACGAGTTACgtactacctcattaaaaaccttgtcatggaaaaacccattgggataaaaaccatgacaagggaaaaagagtatagtaaCGTAATCTCCCCCTCGAAAAGATAAGTATAAtctttcttcataaatctcgTAGATGACGCATTCCAATACTGTGAATATGCTTTCTGAATGTGGTAGTCGGAAGCGCCTTTGTGAATAGGTCTGCTGCATTGTCACTTGAGCGGATATGTTGgatatcaacttccttcttttgctcgagttcttgagtgtaggagaaaaatcttggaggtATATGCTTTATTCTATCGCTCTTGATataaccttctttgatttggacGACACAAGCAGCATTGTCTTCGAATAATGTTGTTGGCTCTTTCTTGGTGATTATTCCACTTGATTCTTGTATGTGGTTAGTCATCGATCTGAGCCATACACATTCNATAATGattgtataatttaaatttataattttgattagaGTAGATTATCTACAATTTTAGACACTTTTctgaaaaatgaataaatgtaatatacagtcatgtcttttcttcttaacctta from Camelina sativa cultivar DH55 chromosome 2, Cs, whole genome shotgun sequence includes the following:
- the LOC104720710 gene encoding uncharacterized protein LOC104720710, with translation MKPHEDWVSESWTVDCVCGVNFDDGKEMVDCDECGVWVHTWCSRYVKGDDLFVCHKCKIINNNDDIELSKLPPVTKSIRMGNVSTQTQSETVPILKPCSEIPIEERVHVQGVPGGDLALFECVSSVFSRQLWTCSGYVPKKFSFQYREFPCWDEKEDGKGKDARNWSSRDIEIKHSHQSDVDKEKSLLLRLSTNKRRKDLPGAFEDRANKKVRVADKEEDGDKKAVL